AAGTAAATAAAGAAAAGGCCGAGTGCCAAAATAAAATGCACTAGATTTGACAAAACAATTGAAACAGGAAGCGCCTCTCGCGGAAAGTATGTCTTCTTTACCAAGTCACCATGCATTAAAACTGACATACTCGAATCGAGAAGCGACATTTGAAAGAAGGTCCATGGCAAAAAAGCACAAAGCAAATATGCGGAATAGTTTGGAATCTTTACATTCATTATAAATTTGAACACTATGGTAATTGTCGCAACCTGGAGAAGTGGATTAGCGAGCGACCAGAAAAATCCTAAAACTGAGTTCTTATACCTGACTCGTATGTCACGTATGACAAGATTTAACACTAGCTCTCGGTATTTCCAAAGTTCTGCTAGCTCTCTAATCATCCGCTGGCCTCCTATCGGCCTCCTCGCGAACAGGCACAAGTAACTTCATCAGCTCCGCGCCAGGAATCAAAACCTTTCGCTTTCCTGCAACACGGTAGGCATTAACCTTTCCCTGGCGAATATACGAGCGAATAGATGATTGACTGACCTTA
This portion of the Armatimonadota bacterium genome encodes:
- a CDS encoding helix-turn-helix domain-containing protein, yielding MADEFPDLYTIEQAANYLKVSQSSIRSYIRQGKVNAYRVAGKRKVLIPGAELMKLLVPVREEADRRPADD